The proteins below are encoded in one region of Aquisphaera giovannonii:
- a CDS encoding Ig-like domain-containing protein, with amino-acid sequence MNAGRFLDLFRALRRSSRAPRRRPRACSPAPLGLEARIALSGAGVAPPLTMLSATTADSKGVTVTYRVDTPTTPTFRVYRSADPGLDAGDSLVGGYSAQATTADDAGNPAGSVGTHTLTIPLPGGLPISPSRPYVLVVAGDAPTAAAGSADLASFRKFSIAVVTHGALINGSWKYGPPWELSTAKVLQREGFDAVLPFNWAYQSGQPGKAPAQGPRLAGMIREMAESLPAGSPIDLQLIGHSEGNVVNTQAIVALEGSMPPGLRAGYLVETMLDPHAASNNVPGQASERSGLLGSLARSLVRDYQGRANDPPAYVPAGVDAAQVFYQHSKAEVHNQIYNLWGQVPVANLGDAPIAYYNLTAAGAVHSGRFGVSLWYRNFVAPTLAEQSPLIRELTLTGSVEGGTTVASPAATPGLAANPPAARRAVAWGTTRALASGSVTFSGTAAPGSQVRVYMGPAADPSTIAPAGRTTADASGRWTFTRPALAGGTYRAVAMSYARGLQTRPGLAIVPMTPLGRFTASGRPRDGA; translated from the coding sequence ATGAACGCCGGCCGATTCCTCGATCTCTTCCGGGCCCTGCGACGGTCGTCCCGCGCGCCGAGGCGGCGCCCGCGGGCCTGCTCGCCCGCCCCCCTCGGCCTGGAGGCACGCATCGCGCTGAGCGGTGCGGGCGTCGCCCCGCCGCTCACCATGCTCTCGGCGACGACCGCCGACTCCAAGGGCGTCACCGTCACCTACCGCGTGGATACCCCGACCACCCCGACGTTCCGCGTCTACCGGTCCGCCGACCCGGGCCTCGACGCCGGGGACAGCCTCGTCGGCGGTTACTCCGCGCAGGCGACGACGGCCGACGACGCCGGCAACCCGGCCGGCTCGGTCGGCACGCACACCCTGACGATCCCCCTCCCGGGCGGCCTGCCGATCAGCCCGTCGCGGCCGTACGTCCTCGTGGTCGCCGGGGACGCCCCCACGGCCGCGGCCGGCTCCGCGGACCTCGCCTCGTTCCGCAAGTTCTCGATCGCCGTCGTGACCCACGGGGCGCTCATCAACGGGAGCTGGAAGTACGGCCCGCCGTGGGAGCTGTCGACCGCGAAGGTCCTCCAGCGGGAGGGCTTCGACGCGGTGCTCCCGTTCAACTGGGCGTATCAGAGCGGCCAGCCCGGCAAGGCCCCGGCGCAGGGGCCCCGGCTCGCCGGCATGATCCGCGAGATGGCCGAGTCCCTGCCCGCCGGCTCGCCGATCGACCTCCAGCTCATCGGCCACAGCGAGGGCAACGTGGTCAACACCCAGGCCATCGTCGCCCTGGAGGGATCCATGCCGCCGGGCCTGCGCGCCGGCTACCTGGTGGAGACGATGCTCGACCCGCACGCCGCCAGCAACAACGTCCCGGGCCAGGCGAGCGAGCGGAGCGGCCTGCTCGGCTCCCTCGCCCGGTCGCTGGTCCGCGACTACCAAGGCCGGGCAAATGACCCGCCGGCGTACGTCCCCGCGGGGGTGGACGCCGCGCAGGTCTTCTACCAGCACAGCAAGGCCGAGGTCCACAACCAGATCTACAACCTCTGGGGCCAGGTCCCGGTCGCGAACCTCGGCGACGCCCCGATCGCCTACTACAACCTGACCGCCGCCGGGGCGGTGCACTCGGGCAGGTTCGGCGTCTCGCTCTGGTACCGCAACTTCGTCGCGCCGACGCTCGCGGAGCAGTCCCCGCTCATCCGCGAGCTGACGCTGACGGGCTCCGTCGAGGGCGGCACGACGGTCGCCTCGCCGGCCGCGACGCCGGGCCTCGCGGCCAATCCCCCGGCCGCCCGCCGGGCCGTCGCCTGGGGGACCACCCGGGCCCTGGCGTCGGGCTCGGTCACGTTCTCCGGCACCGCGGCGCCGGGCTCGCAGGTCCGCGTCTACATGGGCCCGGCCGCGGACCCCTCGACGATCGCGCCCGCCGGGCGGACGACCGCCGACGCCTCCGGCCGCTGGACCTTCACGCGGCCCGCCCTGGCCGGCGGGACCTATCGCGCCGTGGCCATGTCCTACGCCAGGGGCCTCCAGACCCGGCCGGGGCTCGCGATCGTCCCCATGACGCCGCTCGGCCGCTTCACCGCGTCCGGGCGCCCTCGGGACGGAGCTTGA
- a CDS encoding LolA family protein: MRPDANPTPGRPGDDRDRLARAADALRAEPVPEGPSPEALARALQAVEAAEASAPPRPLSRRNAMLVTLKVAAAVMIAVGGLFLAGSPLLPGAPVSFREVAEKIRDAQTLSYTMTTEIPDSPKMPPVRLSFKQPGLLRTEVVGTPAIAVIWDFKAGKRLYLDPARKVALILDGRLPGEPKPGEVDLATKGVEEFRRLGTAEGEALGEKRIGDVLAKGFRVAEKPGHETLVWVDPKTRLPIRVDQSAPFSGKTSHTTMTDIRLDPPLEDDLFRLDPPPGYEVLKQDLTAGTQEDDGTPETALIAMLRNYATESRGAFPKQVDDWQAYANVLREKTVRESQGAKPARDSNMAEAMRMSMLFARAAVYIASVDGQYGYRPDGVKLGDADKLLFWCKPKGKETWRGIYGDLHAADLPADKVPAR; the protein is encoded by the coding sequence GTGAGACCGGATGCGAATCCGACCCCCGGGCGTCCCGGGGACGACCGCGACCGACTCGCCCGGGCGGCGGACGCCCTCCGCGCCGAGCCCGTGCCGGAGGGGCCCTCGCCGGAGGCCCTCGCCCGCGCCCTTCAGGCGGTCGAGGCCGCCGAGGCCTCGGCCCCCCCACGCCCTCTATCCAGGAGAAACGCCATGCTCGTGACGCTCAAGGTCGCCGCCGCGGTGATGATCGCCGTCGGCGGGCTGTTCCTCGCCGGCAGCCCCCTGCTTCCCGGCGCCCCGGTCAGCTTCCGCGAGGTCGCGGAGAAGATCCGGGACGCCCAGACGCTCTCGTACACGATGACGACCGAGATCCCCGACTCGCCGAAGATGCCGCCGGTTCGGCTCTCCTTCAAGCAGCCGGGCCTCCTCCGCACGGAGGTCGTCGGCACGCCGGCGATCGCCGTCATCTGGGACTTCAAGGCCGGCAAGAGGCTGTATCTCGATCCCGCCAGGAAGGTCGCCCTGATCCTGGATGGCCGGCTGCCGGGCGAGCCGAAGCCCGGCGAGGTCGACCTCGCGACCAAGGGCGTTGAGGAGTTCCGCAGGCTCGGCACGGCCGAGGGCGAGGCCCTGGGCGAGAAGCGGATCGGCGACGTCCTGGCGAAGGGATTCCGCGTCGCCGAGAAGCCCGGCCATGAGACCCTCGTCTGGGTCGACCCGAAGACCCGCCTGCCCATCCGGGTCGACCAGTCGGCCCCCTTCTCGGGCAAGACGAGCCACACCACGATGACCGACATCCGGCTCGATCCCCCGCTGGAAGACGACCTGTTCCGCCTCGACCCGCCGCCCGGCTATGAGGTCCTGAAGCAGGACCTGACCGCCGGCACCCAGGAGGACGACGGCACGCCCGAGACGGCACTCATCGCGATGCTGCGCAATTACGCGACGGAGTCCCGGGGCGCGTTCCCGAAGCAGGTCGACGACTGGCAGGCCTACGCCAATGTCCTCAGGGAGAAGACCGTCAGGGAGAGCCAGGGCGCCAAGCCCGCCAGGGACTCCAACATGGCCGAGGCCATGCGGATGAGCATGCTCTTCGCCCGCGCCGCGGTGTACATCGCGTCGGTGGACGGCCAGTACGGCTACAGGCCCGACGGCGTCAAGCTCGGCGACGCCGACAAGCTCCTCTTCTGGTGCAAGCCCAAGGGCAAGGAGACCTGGCGCGGGATCTACGGCGACCTGCACGCCGCCGACCTGCCCGCCGACAAGGTGCCGGCCCGTTGA
- a CDS encoding RNA polymerase sigma factor has product MPDWREILEGDGPAAWRAAYRLVGNRADADECFQEACLAAVEVSRREDVRSWRALLVRLATARAVDRLRARARARRRASAGGREAAGSWDSLPDPSPPPEDVAEEHELAESLRDALGRIPARQAEAFCLHGLEGLGYRDVARRMGVSVGLVGVLIHRARARLRALLAAYHTPPSHAPSVLPSAGKEPS; this is encoded by the coding sequence ATGCCGGACTGGCGGGAGATCCTCGAGGGCGACGGGCCGGCGGCCTGGCGGGCGGCGTACCGCCTGGTGGGCAACCGTGCCGACGCCGACGAGTGCTTCCAGGAGGCGTGCCTGGCGGCCGTGGAGGTCTCCCGGCGCGAGGACGTCCGGAGCTGGCGGGCCCTCCTCGTCCGCCTGGCCACGGCCCGCGCCGTGGACCGGCTGCGGGCGCGGGCGAGGGCCCGGCGGCGGGCGTCGGCGGGCGGGCGCGAGGCGGCGGGCTCCTGGGACAGCCTCCCGGATCCCTCGCCCCCGCCCGAGGACGTCGCCGAGGAGCACGAGCTGGCGGAGTCGCTCCGGGACGCCCTGGGCCGCATCCCCGCGAGGCAGGCGGAGGCGTTCTGCCTCCACGGCCTGGAGGGGCTCGGCTACCGCGACGTCGCCCGCCGGATGGGCGTCTCCGTCGGGCTCGTCGGCGTCCTGATCCACAGGGCGCGGGCCCGGCTCCGGGCCCTGCTGGCGGCGTACCACACTCCGCCTTCGCATGCCCCCTCGGTCCTGCCATCGGCGGGAAAGGAGCCGTCGTGA
- a CDS encoding J domain-containing protein yields the protein MNHHFSLDPRTILGVGPGATAEEIDRAFRAKSKKHHPDVGGDEWAFRMVRRAHEILTATSEMAGLGGGFAPAASPPPPAWAPGPPPTAGGWDGSAAAATGTGPAGTWGAGAGAAEATATAPPTASSRLPSRAEFQTVDAELIWIRFDLRSAAAAGPDGNPEVPGDSTLSVCLVVSWPRTSLVKHSAEFPDAAETLHEVIEAFERLRAGGPVLGSRSRIEDGQFVGWLSYPNVVQAQIGVESLRDGLRGHDLRLSLQTRDEPLPTEWLAGR from the coding sequence ATGAACCATCATTTCTCGCTCGACCCCCGGACGATCCTGGGGGTGGGCCCCGGGGCGACGGCCGAGGAGATCGACCGGGCCTTCCGGGCGAAGTCGAAGAAGCATCACCCGGACGTCGGCGGCGACGAGTGGGCGTTCCGGATGGTGCGGCGGGCCCACGAGATCCTCACGGCCACGAGCGAGATGGCGGGCCTCGGCGGGGGTTTCGCGCCGGCGGCATCGCCGCCGCCCCCGGCGTGGGCGCCCGGCCCGCCGCCGACGGCGGGCGGCTGGGACGGCAGTGCCGCGGCCGCGACCGGGACCGGGCCCGCGGGGACGTGGGGAGCGGGGGCGGGCGCCGCGGAGGCGACGGCCACGGCGCCGCCGACCGCATCGTCCCGGCTCCCCTCGCGGGCGGAATTCCAGACGGTGGACGCGGAGCTCATCTGGATCCGCTTCGACCTCCGATCCGCCGCCGCCGCGGGCCCCGACGGGAATCCGGAAGTCCCGGGCGACAGCACGCTGAGCGTCTGCCTGGTCGTCTCCTGGCCGAGGACCTCGCTGGTGAAGCACTCGGCGGAGTTCCCGGACGCGGCGGAGACCCTCCACGAGGTGATCGAGGCCTTCGAACGCCTGCGCGCGGGGGGGCCGGTGCTGGGGTCGCGGTCCCGCATCGAGGACGGCCAGTTCGTCGGCTGGCTCAGCTACCCCAACGTGGTGCAGGCGCAGATCGGCGTCGAGTCGCTGCGGGACGGCCTGCGCGGCCACGACCTGCGGCTGAGCCTCCAGACCCGCGACGAGCCCCTCCCCACGGAATGGCTGGCCGGTCGCTGA
- a CDS encoding M1 family aminopeptidase, producing MGCALAVAGLPARPGDAARAQPPAGRATASPQVLASPQRPAVNIPPGLPRYDIAARIDPRAKRVDAVERVTFTNRSKVPVTELVFHVYPRYKVEGKERLRLARTMEMLRLSPEEALDDKGDRLAVSGVEVEGEARPAAFSFDPGDPTILVVPLARPVPPGGRAVARVGFLVDLPEKWGRWGTYREVTYLVNWYPVLAHHDDRGWQRTPFAPWHQPFYQDAGHYHVNVDLPAGQVVASSGRIVGREEAPGGWQRLRIDADPVRDFALVCSARFRTWERTVGATTVRVHGFDEHEANARRALDYACEVIPQYEKWFGPYSDTEFEIAPAFFGWNGNECSGLVLLDDRVLRLPSAGRRYIEHLVTHETMHQWWYNTVGTDGYGETFMDEGLVNSFTARRLDAKYGRNGPLITWPEGLTWLPTIGREDMRMAGYYGWKRKGGSGPVIQDMGQMGNLMVLFSLAYDRGGKVVDMMYNRMGEERFFAFFRKLYADYSFKTLYYADFKRELAAFDPKGDWPAFLEGWLEASRETDWSVKKVEVAAPRGGAVAAAGGGTRADPEVRRVTVEVEQEGELAEPTVVLCKTAEGELRVPLWPEKGTYEVPGARVERIVRPSAQGPAPGGGGGEGEGPKATGQGRDQGRPRWRGGRWVVTLDAPGEPTQVELDPDHALLDSNPENNRWKPEIAWRLTPLMTPLDMSGQFQAYDRPSVVAGPFIDQYARGGVKAGVQRTNRWSVVGWAGTEPALREAIFGGEATLFHTPSTNWATGFFYEQGLYNFYNDKRHSGGRFYMRKRLLESSSFIVDDPVFFEVYYGLGNEFWQGDDGRPVSQYLGAVGVRYRQNTQFPYWDPVQGELIDVSAEYGNTLMGSQLDYARVVGQYGLVRKAPESWGIFPNSRFALRGYGGWSTPGNATLFRLGGGQRLRALDLTSLEGSAVWLVTAEWRFPIWRDIDRDVIDHTISFRHLYGALFYDIGQSYLGDRWGPIVHGPGLGLRWDVVLFSFLERATLRLDIAQPVGVRGGPVLWFGINQVF from the coding sequence ATGGGATGTGCACTTGCGGTCGCGGGCCTGCCGGCCCGGCCGGGCGACGCGGCGCGCGCCCAGCCGCCGGCGGGGCGGGCGACGGCCTCGCCGCAGGTGCTGGCCTCGCCGCAGCGGCCGGCCGTGAACATCCCCCCGGGCCTGCCCCGGTACGACATCGCCGCGCGGATCGACCCCCGGGCGAAGCGGGTGGACGCCGTCGAGCGGGTGACGTTCACGAACCGGTCGAAGGTGCCGGTGACCGAGCTGGTCTTCCACGTCTACCCGCGCTACAAGGTGGAGGGCAAGGAGCGGCTCCGGCTCGCCCGGACGATGGAGATGCTCCGCCTCAGCCCGGAGGAGGCCCTGGACGACAAGGGGGACCGCCTGGCGGTCTCCGGGGTGGAGGTGGAGGGGGAGGCGCGGCCGGCGGCCTTCTCGTTCGACCCCGGGGATCCGACGATCCTGGTCGTGCCGCTGGCCCGGCCGGTCCCGCCGGGTGGCCGGGCCGTCGCCCGGGTGGGCTTCCTGGTGGACCTGCCGGAGAAGTGGGGGCGGTGGGGGACCTACCGCGAGGTGACCTACCTGGTGAACTGGTATCCCGTGCTGGCCCACCACGACGACCGGGGGTGGCAACGCACGCCCTTCGCCCCGTGGCATCAGCCGTTCTACCAGGATGCGGGGCATTATCACGTGAACGTGGACCTGCCGGCCGGGCAGGTCGTGGCGTCGTCCGGGCGCATCGTCGGCCGCGAGGAGGCCCCCGGCGGCTGGCAGCGGCTGCGGATCGACGCGGACCCCGTCCGGGACTTCGCCCTGGTCTGCTCCGCCCGGTTCCGGACCTGGGAGCGCACCGTGGGGGCGACCACCGTCCGCGTCCACGGCTTCGACGAGCACGAGGCCAACGCCCGGCGGGCGCTCGACTACGCGTGCGAGGTCATCCCCCAGTACGAGAAGTGGTTCGGCCCCTATTCCGACACCGAGTTCGAGATCGCCCCGGCGTTCTTCGGCTGGAACGGCAACGAGTGCTCCGGCCTGGTGCTCCTGGACGACCGGGTGCTCCGCCTCCCCTCCGCCGGCCGGCGGTACATCGAGCACCTCGTGACCCACGAGACGATGCACCAGTGGTGGTACAACACCGTCGGCACCGACGGCTACGGCGAGACGTTCATGGACGAGGGGCTCGTGAACAGCTTCACCGCGCGGAGGCTGGACGCGAAGTACGGCCGCAACGGCCCGCTGATCACCTGGCCGGAGGGGCTGACGTGGCTCCCCACGATCGGCCGCGAGGACATGCGGATGGCCGGCTACTACGGCTGGAAGCGGAAGGGGGGATCCGGCCCGGTCATCCAGGACATGGGCCAGATGGGGAACCTGATGGTCCTGTTCAGCCTCGCCTACGACCGCGGCGGCAAGGTCGTGGACATGATGTACAACCGCATGGGCGAGGAGCGGTTCTTCGCGTTCTTCCGCAAGCTCTATGCGGACTACAGCTTCAAAACCCTCTACTACGCCGACTTCAAGCGCGAGCTGGCCGCCTTCGACCCGAAGGGGGACTGGCCCGCGTTCCTGGAGGGCTGGCTGGAGGCGAGCCGGGAGACCGATTGGTCCGTGAAGAAGGTGGAGGTCGCCGCGCCGAGAGGAGGGGCCGTCGCCGCGGCCGGCGGCGGGACCCGGGCCGACCCGGAGGTCCGCCGCGTGACCGTGGAGGTCGAGCAGGAGGGGGAGCTGGCCGAGCCGACCGTCGTCCTCTGCAAGACCGCCGAGGGCGAGCTCCGCGTCCCCCTCTGGCCGGAGAAGGGGACCTACGAGGTCCCCGGCGCCCGGGTGGAGCGGATCGTCCGGCCGAGCGCGCAGGGCCCGGCCCCGGGCGGGGGCGGGGGCGAGGGCGAGGGGCCGAAGGCGACGGGTCAGGGCCGGGACCAGGGCCGGCCGCGATGGCGGGGGGGCCGGTGGGTCGTCACGCTGGACGCGCCCGGCGAGCCGACGCAGGTCGAGCTGGATCCCGACCACGCGCTGCTGGACTCGAACCCGGAGAACAACCGCTGGAAGCCCGAGATCGCCTGGCGGCTGACCCCGCTGATGACGCCGCTGGACATGTCGGGGCAGTTCCAGGCGTACGACCGGCCCTCGGTCGTGGCCGGGCCGTTCATCGACCAGTACGCCCGCGGCGGGGTGAAGGCCGGGGTGCAGCGGACGAACCGCTGGTCGGTGGTCGGCTGGGCGGGGACCGAGCCGGCGCTCCGGGAGGCGATCTTCGGCGGCGAGGCGACGCTCTTCCACACCCCCTCGACCAACTGGGCCACGGGGTTCTTCTACGAGCAGGGCCTGTACAACTTCTACAACGACAAGCGGCACTCCGGCGGCCGGTTCTACATGCGCAAGCGGCTGCTGGAGTCGTCCAGCTTCATCGTCGACGACCCGGTCTTCTTCGAGGTCTATTATGGGCTGGGCAACGAGTTCTGGCAGGGCGACGACGGCCGGCCGGTCAGCCAGTACCTGGGGGCCGTGGGGGTCCGCTACCGGCAGAACACCCAGTTCCCCTACTGGGACCCGGTCCAGGGCGAGCTGATCGACGTCTCGGCGGAATATGGGAATACCCTGATGGGATCGCAGCTCGACTACGCGCGGGTCGTGGGCCAGTACGGGCTGGTCCGCAAGGCGCCGGAGTCGTGGGGGATCTTCCCCAACAGCCGGTTCGCGCTGCGGGGCTACGGCGGCTGGTCCACGCCCGGCAACGCCACGCTCTTCCGCCTGGGCGGCGGCCAGCGGCTGCGGGCGCTCGACCTGACCTCGCTGGAGGGCTCGGCCGTCTGGCTGGTCACCGCCGAGTGGCGGTTCCCCATCTGGAGGGACATCGACCGCGACGTGATCGACCACACGATCTCGTTCCGGCACCTGTACGGCGCGCTCTTCTACGACATCGGCCAGTCCTACCTGGGCGACCGCTGGGGCCCGATCGTCCACGGGCCCGGCCTGGGCCTGCGCTGGGACGTCGTCCTCTTCTCCTTCCTCGAGCGCGCCACCCTCCGCCTGGACATCGCCCAGCCGGTCGGCGTCCGCGGCGGCCCGGTGCTCTGGTTCGGCATCAATCAGGTGTTCTGA
- a CDS encoding ATP-binding protein, whose product MKILELSLLAFGPFTDVTLDLSAGSEGLHVVYGPNEAGKSSSLRALQQALFGIPVRSSDNFIHAHTSMRVGMAVRSRSGEELRFVRRKGLRATLLAADGETALKDESLSPFLKGLGEAEFQGRFALGHDELVQGGKAILEGGGDLGAMLFQAGGGLKDLMGVQRELDGELEGLFKPSGQKPRINAGLAAIKEAEEARKSHSLRSAEWVENEAKLREATARLAEIEARLADDRAARRRLDRLKEALPILARRHAASGELDALGDVPALGESFAKERDDARRGLESAGLAIRRARSEIDGLERRAEGLSAPAGLLAEADAIDRLREAMGAARKARAELPDEEARLRLSLRDARDRVAESWPDLIDDRGREPDLESLRAAADRLKLTRSQKATIQRLATERAKLDAARQQAAAAVADLEARHEAERAELDRLPPPADASPLELALKQARDQGDLDAAIDAARERLAQAERQAARSLAGLPLWAGPMDALAAARVPGVETIERADGELGRVEADREQLRRDLRKAAEEKAEAEAAVERLRRVAGDVPGEDDLRRDRDARDALWSRVREGWEARRPPGPGEADAFEEASSRADATADRLRRELDRVVQHANAQAGLHKAARRIELLSAQEADLGRREAEARARWEGAWGGLAAPPLSPREMLGWLDTREKVLGRAAEVEALRRELEAMEARRDRLRDRLRELLSIDAAPATVTSRPPLLSPDRDRAEAELKRLAGVESRRARLAESSAGLARQLEAERSRVVALDGQLAAWRGQWARAVEPLGLAADATEEDAQDLMARAAELAAGLAAAAEARERIEGRRRELGRFAADVRATCRRAAADLDPGEAADPASIEAAAQELLRRLREAEEVETERKAVRKQLDGERARLRDAEHAAAEASRRLEALCREAGCDDAAQLPDIERRSARAARLREDLRERDEQLEGLRGGEPPDAFRAAALALDVDRLPEQIRELDDRIAALEVERDSLNQALGRHREILSKMDGSSRAAEAAEAAEELKARLALDVEEYARLRLAAEVLRQSIERYRERSQGPVIDRASELFRRLTLGSFDRVKVDYDEHDRAVLRAVRAGGAAVDVEGLSLGTADQLYLALRLASLDAYLERHEPIPFVVDDILIQFDDDRAAAALGILADLSRRTQVILFTHHGRICDLAGAAASAAGEGVVFLHRLHELKAQAASKAEAEPDAEPPGELFKLNRGRGRKR is encoded by the coding sequence ATGAAGATCCTCGAGCTCTCGCTCCTGGCCTTCGGCCCGTTCACCGACGTGACGCTGGACCTCTCCGCCGGGAGCGAGGGGCTGCACGTCGTCTACGGGCCGAACGAGGCCGGCAAGTCGTCGTCGCTGCGTGCCCTGCAGCAGGCGCTCTTCGGCATCCCCGTGCGGTCGTCGGACAACTTCATTCACGCCCACACGTCGATGCGCGTCGGCATGGCGGTGCGCAGCCGCTCCGGCGAGGAGCTCCGCTTCGTCCGCCGGAAGGGGCTGCGCGCGACGCTGCTGGCCGCGGACGGCGAGACCGCCCTGAAGGACGAGTCGCTCTCGCCGTTCCTGAAGGGGCTGGGCGAGGCCGAGTTCCAGGGCCGGTTCGCGCTCGGCCACGACGAGCTCGTGCAGGGGGGCAAGGCGATCCTCGAAGGGGGCGGGGACCTCGGCGCCATGCTCTTCCAGGCCGGCGGCGGGCTCAAGGACCTGATGGGCGTGCAGCGCGAGCTCGACGGCGAGCTCGAGGGGTTGTTCAAGCCCTCGGGCCAGAAGCCGCGGATCAACGCCGGCCTCGCCGCGATCAAGGAGGCCGAGGAGGCCCGCAAGTCGCACTCGCTCCGCAGCGCGGAGTGGGTCGAGAACGAGGCGAAGCTCCGCGAGGCCACCGCCCGCCTCGCCGAGATCGAGGCCCGGCTGGCCGACGACCGCGCCGCGCGCCGGCGGCTGGATCGGCTGAAGGAGGCCCTGCCCATCCTCGCCCGCCGGCACGCCGCGTCCGGGGAGCTCGACGCCCTGGGCGACGTCCCCGCGCTCGGCGAGTCGTTCGCGAAGGAGCGGGACGACGCCCGGCGCGGGCTCGAGTCCGCCGGGCTGGCGATCCGGCGGGCCCGCTCCGAGATCGACGGCCTGGAGCGGCGGGCCGAGGGCCTCTCCGCCCCCGCGGGGCTGCTCGCGGAGGCCGACGCGATCGACCGCCTGCGCGAGGCGATGGGCGCCGCCCGCAAGGCCCGCGCGGAGCTGCCCGACGAGGAGGCCCGCCTCCGCCTCTCCCTCCGCGACGCCCGCGACCGGGTCGCCGAGTCGTGGCCCGACCTCATCGACGATCGCGGGCGCGAGCCCGACCTGGAGTCGCTCCGGGCCGCCGCCGACCGGCTCAAGCTGACCCGGTCCCAGAAGGCGACGATCCAGCGCCTGGCGACCGAACGCGCGAAGCTGGACGCCGCGAGGCAGCAGGCCGCCGCGGCGGTCGCGGACCTGGAGGCCCGGCACGAGGCCGAACGAGCCGAGCTCGACCGCCTGCCGCCGCCCGCCGACGCGTCGCCGCTGGAATTGGCCCTCAAGCAGGCGAGGGACCAGGGCGACCTCGACGCCGCCATCGACGCGGCCCGCGAGAGGCTGGCCCAGGCCGAGCGCCAGGCCGCGCGATCGCTCGCGGGGCTGCCGCTCTGGGCGGGCCCGATGGACGCCCTAGCCGCGGCCCGCGTGCCGGGCGTCGAGACGATCGAGCGGGCCGACGGCGAGCTCGGCCGAGTCGAGGCGGACCGCGAGCAGCTCCGCCGCGACCTCCGCAAGGCGGCCGAGGAGAAGGCCGAGGCCGAGGCCGCCGTCGAGCGGCTGCGACGGGTCGCCGGGGACGTCCCCGGCGAGGACGACCTGCGGCGCGACCGCGACGCCCGCGACGCCCTCTGGTCGCGCGTCCGTGAGGGCTGGGAGGCCCGGCGTCCGCCGGGGCCCGGCGAGGCCGATGCCTTCGAGGAGGCCTCCTCGCGGGCCGACGCCACCGCCGACCGCCTCCGCCGCGAGCTCGACCGCGTGGTCCAGCACGCGAATGCCCAGGCGGGCCTGCACAAGGCCGCCCGGCGGATCGAGCTCCTGTCCGCCCAGGAGGCCGACCTCGGGCGCCGCGAGGCCGAGGCCCGGGCCCGCTGGGAAGGCGCCTGGGGGGGCCTGGCCGCCCCGCCGCTCTCGCCCCGCGAGATGCTCGGCTGGCTCGACACGCGGGAGAAGGTCCTGGGGAGGGCCGCCGAGGTCGAGGCCCTGCGCCGGGAGCTGGAGGCCATGGAGGCCCGCCGCGACCGGCTGCGCGACCGCCTCCGCGAGCTGCTGAGCATCGACGCGGCGCCGGCGACCGTCACCTCGCGGCCCCCCCTGCTCTCCCCGGACCGCGACCGGGCCGAGGCGGAGCTGAAGCGGCTGGCCGGCGTCGAATCGCGCCGCGCCCGGCTCGCCGAGTCGTCCGCGGGGCTCGCCCGGCAGCTCGAGGCGGAGCGGTCCAGGGTCGTCGCGCTCGATGGCCAACTGGCGGCCTGGCGGGGCCAGTGGGCGAGGGCCGTGGAGCCGCTGGGCCTGGCGGCGGACGCGACCGAGGAGGACGCCCAGGACCTGATGGCCCGCGCGGCCGAGCTGGCCGCGGGCCTCGCCGCCGCGGCCGAGGCGAGGGAGCGGATCGAAGGCCGCCGCCGCGAGCTCGGCCGATTCGCGGCCGACGTCCGCGCCACCTGCCGGCGCGCCGCGGCCGACCTCGACCCGGGCGAGGCGGCGGATCCCGCGTCGATCGAGGCCGCCGCCCAGGAGCTGCTCCGGCGGCTCCGCGAGGCCGAGGAGGTCGAGACCGAGCGAAAGGCCGTCCGGAAGCAGCTCGACGGGGAGCGGGCCCGGCTCCGCGACGCCGAGCATGCGGCCGCCGAGGCGTCGCGACGGCTGGAGGCGCTCTGCCGCGAGGCCGGCTGCGACGACGCCGCCCAGCTCCCGGACATCGAGCGACGCTCGGCGAGGGCCGCGAGGCTCCGCGAGGACCTCCGCGAGCGCGACGAGCAGCTCGAGGGGCTCCGCGGCGGCGAGCCGCCGGACGCCTTCCGCGCGGCCGCCCTGGCGCTCGACGTGGACCGGCTCCCCGAGCAGATCCGGGAGCTGGACGACCGCATCGCCGCCCTCGAAGTGGAGCGAGACTCCCTCAATCAGGCGCTGGGAAGGCACCGCGAGATCCTGTCCAAGATGGACGGCTCCTCGCGCGCGGCCGAGGCCGCGGAGGCGGCCGAGGAGCTGAAGGCCCGGCTCGCCCTGGACGTCGAGGAGTACGCCCGGCTGCGGCTCGCCGCGGAGGTCCTCCGCCAGTCGATCGAGCGCTACCGCGAGCGCAGCCAGGGGCCGGTCATCGACCGCGCCTCGGAGCTCTTCCGCCGGCTCACCCTCGGCTCGTTCGACCGCGTGAAGGTGGACTACGACGAGCACGACCGGGCCGTCCTCCGGGCCGTCCGCGCCGGCGGCGCCGCGGTGGACGTGGAGGGCCTCAGCCTCGGCACCGCGGACCAGCTCTACCTGGCCCTGCGCCTGGCCAGCCTGGACGCCTACCTGGAGCGGCACGAGCCCATCCCGTTCGTCGTCGACGACATCCTCATCCAGTTCGACGACGACCGCGCCGCCGCCGCGCTGGGGATCCTCGCCGACCTCTCCCGGCGCACCCAGGTGATCCTCTTCACGCACCACGGCCGCATCTGCGACCTCGCCGGGGCCGCGGCCTCCGCGGCCGGCGAGGGCGTCGTGTTCCTCCACAGGCTGCACGAGCTGAAGGCGCAGGCCGCGTCGAAGGCCGAGGCGGAGCCGGATGCCGAGCCCCCCGGAGAGCTCTTCAAGCTCAATCGCGGGCGCGGCCGGAAGCGGTGA